The following proteins are encoded in a genomic region of Ctenopharyngodon idella isolate HZGC_01 chromosome 12, HZGC01, whole genome shotgun sequence:
- the atoh1c gene encoding LOW QUALITY PROTEIN: transcription factor ATOH1 (The sequence of the model RefSeq protein was modified relative to this genomic sequence to represent the inferred CDS: deleted 1 base in 1 codon), whose amino-acid sequence MPRPDGSYAQLIWKEAERARSDTHPGAAEGWREERAQGRVSCDPCALVELRLSGLAYPDEDQSAIARARRRRRLAANARERRRMLGLNVAFDRLRSVIPNVESDRKLSKSETLQMAQIYISTLSELLEERDCDPEFSYPTLAMGMQDQVIVKGSMETEETKPEQKNVPACRIRSYAGNIRHPTCCDPKTPELLVDSHYLERSNGAK is encoded by the exons ATGCCCCGTCCAGACGGCTCTTACGCGCAGTTAATCTGGAAAGAGGCAGAGAGAGCCCGCTCGGACACACATCCCGGAGCGGCAGAGGGCTGGAGGGAGGAGAGGGCGCAGGGCAGGGTCAGCTGTGACCCGTGCGCTCTCGTCGAGCTCCGGCTCTCCGGACTCGCATATCCCGACGAAGACCAGAGCGCAATCGCCCGAGCCCGGAGACGTCGCAGGCTGGCTGCTAACGCCCGTGAGAGGAGGAGGATGCTGGGTTTGAACGTGGCCTTTGACCGCCTGAGGAGCGTCATTCCTAACGTGGAGAGCGACAGGAAGCTGTCCAAgtctgagacacttcagatggcGCAGATCTACATCAGTACACTGAGCGAGCTGCTGGAGGAAAGAGACTGCGACCCGGAATTCAGTTACCCGACATTAGCGATGGGCATGCAGGATCAGGTCATTGTGAAGGGTTCGATGGAGACTGAAGAGACCAAACCAGAGCAGAAAAAC GTTCCCGCATGTAGGATAAGATCATATGCTGGGAATATCAGGCATCCCACTTGCTGTGACCCCAAAACACCAGAACTCTTAGTGGACTCCCACTATCTGGAAAGGAGCAATGGAGCAAAATag